A genomic region of Mycobacteriales bacterium contains the following coding sequences:
- a CDS encoding 2-dehydropantoate 2-reductase, which produces MRVVVYGAGAIGGLIAGLLHAAGTEVVAIARGAHLDAIRSGGLRVMLPEGAATYRLPAAGHPDEVDFTPDDVVLLAMKSQHTTDALLALRAAAGDLPVVCAQNGVDNERAALRLFSRVYGMCVMCPASHTTPGVVVGNGTPHRGILDVGRYASGTDELAGALAGALTAAGFVSEPRPDIMRWKYRKLVMNVANAAEALCGPLDRDSELARRARAEAEDVFAAAGLDVATADEDRQRRGDLVRLRPVEGQRREGGSSWQSLKRGTGDIEADHLNGEVVLLGRLHGVATPVNALLAAKAADAALHRRPPGETSEAALLQELSAAD; this is translated from the coding sequence ATGCGAGTCGTCGTCTATGGCGCGGGCGCGATCGGCGGACTGATCGCCGGGCTGCTGCATGCCGCCGGGACCGAGGTCGTCGCGATCGCGCGCGGCGCCCATCTCGACGCCATCCGCTCGGGCGGCCTGCGGGTCATGCTGCCGGAGGGAGCCGCGACCTACCGGCTGCCCGCCGCCGGCCATCCCGACGAGGTGGACTTCACTCCCGACGACGTCGTGCTGCTGGCGATGAAGTCGCAGCACACCACCGACGCGCTCCTCGCGCTGCGCGCGGCCGCCGGCGACCTACCGGTCGTCTGCGCGCAGAACGGGGTGGACAACGAACGGGCCGCCCTTCGCCTGTTCTCCCGCGTCTACGGAATGTGTGTGATGTGCCCGGCGAGCCACACGACGCCCGGCGTCGTCGTCGGCAACGGCACACCGCACCGCGGCATCCTCGACGTCGGTCGCTACGCGTCCGGCACCGACGAGCTCGCTGGGGCGCTCGCCGGGGCGCTGACCGCCGCCGGTTTCGTCTCCGAACCGCGGCCGGACATCATGCGGTGGAAGTACCGCAAGCTGGTGATGAACGTCGCGAACGCCGCCGAGGCGCTTTGCGGTCCGCTCGACCGTGACAGCGAACTGGCGCGGCGAGCCCGCGCCGAGGCGGAGGACGTCTTCGCCGCCGCCGGGCTCGATGTCGCAACTGCCGACGAGGACCGGCAACGGCGCGGCGACCTGGTGCGCCTGCGCCCGGTCGAAGGTCAGCGGCGGGAAGGCGGCTCGAGCTGGCAGAGCCTCAAGCGGGGTACCGGCGACATCGAGGCCGACCACCTCAACGGCGAGGTCGTGCTGCTCGGCCGGCTGCACGGCGTCGCCACTCCCGTCAACGCCCTGCTGGCGGCGAAAGCGGCCGATGCCGCGCTCCATCGACGCCCGCCCGGCGAGACCTCGGAAGCAGCCCTGCTGCAGGAGCTCTCCGCTGCCGACTGA
- a CDS encoding methyltransferase domain-containing protein, translating to MVSFDAVVEDYASGRPDYPDAVYDALVPLDSGLVVEGGCGTGLATRALVARGARLVALDIGPRMVQHTVAHAPALFGAAVADGAAMPFREASVDLLCFAQSWHWLDERRRIAEAARVLAPGGRWAAWWSHARVDDEPWFQRYLDLVEGVTPAFVRTHRDIDWGQPVHDSGLFARPERISVPWQRRVSIDHWIAEERSKSYVSALPATARQRLLVDIEALLRDANPSGALQVPYETWLWIARKQGR from the coding sequence GTGGTGTCGTTCGACGCGGTAGTCGAGGACTACGCCTCCGGCCGCCCGGACTACCCCGACGCGGTGTACGACGCCCTGGTGCCGCTGGACTCCGGGCTCGTCGTGGAAGGCGGCTGCGGCACCGGCCTCGCTACCCGGGCACTCGTTGCCCGAGGAGCCCGGCTCGTGGCCTTGGACATCGGCCCGCGAATGGTGCAGCACACGGTTGCCCACGCCCCCGCGCTGTTCGGGGCCGCGGTGGCGGACGGCGCCGCGATGCCGTTCCGTGAGGCGAGCGTCGATCTGCTGTGCTTCGCGCAGTCCTGGCACTGGCTCGACGAACGGCGCCGGATCGCCGAAGCCGCCCGGGTACTCGCACCAGGTGGGCGATGGGCCGCCTGGTGGTCGCATGCCCGGGTCGACGACGAGCCTTGGTTCCAGCGCTACCTCGACCTCGTCGAAGGGGTGACACCCGCTTTCGTCCGCACCCACCGGGACATCGACTGGGGCCAGCCCGTGCACGACTCCGGCCTGTTCGCCCGCCCCGAACGCATCTCGGTGCCCTGGCAGCGCAGGGTCAGCATCGACCACTGGATCGCCGAGGAACGCAGCAAGAGCTACGTCAGCGCCCTCCCAGCGACCGCCCGGCAACGACTGCTGGTTGACATCGAAGCCCTCCTTCGGGATGCGAACCCCTCCGGCGCGCTGCAAGTGCCCTACGAGACCTGGCTGTGGATCGCCCGCAAGCAGGGTCGGTAG
- a CDS encoding DUF222 domain-containing protein gives MTALPDSALLDDVQGLLAARDLIDGLVARRLEVVHVRDAAVSETGLTTKAWLIAHCRRSAHEAGQRMFVARSLAGLPALAATFEAGECGLDAARIVASALRDVPESERPAAEGILVELARQAPPGHIATAAGEVVRRLIDQEAAEAAAQRRFEQRHLSIAKTFGGMVALSGLLDPESGEVVLSAIGALAQKSGSDDSRTPGQRRADALVELAGHRLACPGQPGSAGERPQLVVTMAWETLAARLGDAVLERSGLPLSASAARRLACDAAVIPAVLGSDGAVLDVGRAVREWPIAIRRAARLRDRGCSFPGCVVGLDGCELHHIVHWAEGGETSLANSAHLCRFHHRLVHELHWTMRRSSPTEVVFTDPHGRDERAPPVARAG, from the coding sequence GTGACCGCCTTGCCTGACTCCGCACTCCTCGACGACGTTCAAGGTCTGCTTGCGGCCCGCGACCTCATCGACGGGTTGGTCGCCCGCCGGTTGGAGGTCGTGCACGTCCGCGATGCCGCCGTTTCCGAGACCGGACTGACCACCAAGGCCTGGTTGATCGCCCACTGCCGGCGCTCCGCCCATGAGGCGGGGCAGCGGATGTTCGTCGCCCGCTCGCTGGCGGGCCTGCCGGCCTTGGCGGCAACGTTCGAGGCCGGGGAGTGTGGACTTGATGCGGCACGGATCGTTGCCTCCGCGCTGCGCGACGTGCCCGAGTCCGAGCGGCCGGCCGCCGAGGGGATCCTGGTCGAGCTCGCCCGGCAGGCGCCGCCCGGGCACATCGCCACCGCGGCCGGTGAGGTGGTGCGCCGGTTGATCGACCAGGAGGCCGCCGAGGCAGCGGCGCAGCGCCGGTTCGAGCAGAGGCACCTGTCGATAGCCAAGACCTTCGGTGGGATGGTCGCGCTCTCGGGCCTGCTCGACCCGGAGTCCGGCGAGGTGGTGCTGTCCGCGATCGGCGCCCTCGCCCAGAAGAGCGGTTCCGATGACTCTCGTACGCCGGGGCAGCGCCGCGCCGACGCGCTGGTCGAGCTGGCGGGGCACCGGCTGGCGTGCCCCGGTCAGCCCGGCAGCGCCGGTGAGCGTCCGCAGCTGGTGGTCACGATGGCCTGGGAGACCCTTGCCGCGCGGCTCGGCGATGCCGTGTTGGAGCGCAGCGGGCTGCCGCTGTCGGCTTCGGCGGCCCGGCGGCTGGCGTGTGACGCCGCGGTCATCCCCGCCGTGCTCGGTTCCGACGGTGCGGTTCTGGATGTCGGGCGGGCCGTGCGGGAGTGGCCGATCGCCATACGGCGGGCAGCGCGGTTGCGCGACCGCGGGTGCTCGTTCCCCGGCTGCGTGGTCGGGCTCGACGGCTGCGAGCTGCACCACATCGTTCACTGGGCCGAAGGCGGCGAGACGTCCTTGGCCAACAGCGCGCACCTCTGTCGCTTCCATCACCGGCTGGTGCACGAGCTGCACTGGACGATGCGTCGCAGCAGCCCGACCGAGGTGGTCTTCACCGATCCCCATGGTCGCGACGAGCGTGCACCGCCCGTCGCTCGCGCCGGATAA
- a CDS encoding protein meaA, which translates to MSQRERDRPWVMRTYAGHSSPAESNALYRRNLEKGQTGLSVAFDLPTQTGYDPDAELAAGEVGKVGVPIAHVGDMRALCDGIPLAEMNTSMTINATAMWLLALYEVVAEEQGADPAALMGTTQNDIIKEYLSRGTYVFPPGPSLRLITDMVAYTVTAMPKWNPVNICSYHLQEAGATPVQEIAYAMCTAIAVLDAVRDSGQVPAERFGEVVARISFFVNAGVRFVEEMCKMRAFVELWEALTLSRYGVTDPKQRRFRYGVQVNSLGLTEAQPENNVYRILLEMLAVTLSRRGRARAVQLPAWNEALGLPRPWDQQWSLRAQQVLAFETDLLDYDDIFDGSVVVESRVAALVADARAEIDRVQAMGGAVAAVENGYMKSQLVASHAERRRRMEVGEDVVVGVNRFTTSEPNPLLADLDTAIQTVDPAVEAAAVEAVRSWRAGRDAGEVDEALRVLRDAAKTEANLVAPTLRCARAGVTTGEWAGTLREVFGEYRAPTGVSAAVAAGAGEELTRVRERVRRAGAEIGARLRLLIGKPGLDGHSNGAEQIAVRARDAGFEVIYQGIRLTPAQIVAAAVAEDVHCVGLSILSGSHLELVPQVLDGLRSAGLTDVPVVVGGIVPAADAEQLRRLGVARVFTPKDYELTRIIDEIVGVIRAAHGLG; encoded by the coding sequence GCGAGGTGGGCAAGGTCGGAGTGCCGATCGCGCACGTGGGCGACATGCGCGCGTTGTGCGACGGCATCCCGCTCGCCGAGATGAACACGTCGATGACGATCAACGCCACCGCGATGTGGCTGCTCGCGCTCTACGAGGTCGTCGCCGAGGAGCAGGGCGCCGACCCGGCCGCGCTGATGGGCACGACGCAGAACGACATCATCAAGGAGTACCTCTCCCGCGGGACCTACGTCTTCCCGCCCGGGCCGTCACTGCGGCTGATCACCGACATGGTCGCCTACACGGTGACCGCGATGCCGAAGTGGAACCCGGTCAACATCTGCAGCTACCACCTGCAGGAGGCCGGTGCGACGCCGGTGCAGGAGATCGCCTACGCCATGTGCACGGCGATCGCGGTGCTCGACGCGGTCCGCGACTCGGGGCAGGTGCCGGCCGAACGCTTCGGCGAGGTGGTCGCGCGTATCTCCTTCTTCGTCAACGCGGGCGTGCGCTTCGTCGAAGAGATGTGCAAGATGCGGGCGTTCGTCGAGCTGTGGGAGGCGCTCACGCTGTCGCGCTACGGCGTCACCGACCCGAAGCAGCGGCGGTTTCGCTACGGCGTGCAGGTCAACTCGCTCGGGCTGACGGAGGCGCAGCCGGAGAACAACGTCTACCGGATCCTGCTGGAGATGCTGGCCGTCACGCTGTCCCGGCGCGGCCGGGCTCGCGCGGTGCAGCTGCCGGCGTGGAACGAAGCCCTCGGCCTGCCGCGACCTTGGGACCAGCAGTGGTCGCTGCGGGCGCAGCAGGTGCTGGCCTTCGAGACCGACCTGCTGGACTACGACGACATCTTCGACGGCTCGGTCGTGGTCGAGTCGCGGGTGGCCGCGCTGGTCGCCGACGCACGGGCCGAGATCGACCGCGTGCAGGCGATGGGCGGCGCGGTCGCCGCGGTCGAGAACGGCTACATGAAGTCCCAGCTGGTGGCCTCGCACGCCGAGCGGCGGCGGCGGATGGAGGTCGGCGAGGACGTCGTGGTGGGCGTCAACCGGTTCACGACCAGCGAGCCGAACCCGTTGCTCGCCGACCTCGACACCGCGATCCAGACCGTCGACCCGGCGGTCGAGGCGGCCGCCGTCGAGGCGGTGCGGTCGTGGCGGGCCGGACGTGATGCCGGCGAGGTCGACGAGGCACTGCGTGTGTTGCGAGATGCGGCCAAGACGGAGGCGAACCTGGTCGCGCCGACGTTGCGCTGCGCCCGGGCGGGGGTGACGACGGGGGAGTGGGCGGGCACCTTGCGCGAGGTGTTCGGGGAGTACCGCGCGCCGACCGGCGTTTCGGCAGCGGTCGCCGCCGGTGCCGGGGAGGAGCTGACGCGGGTGCGCGAGCGGGTGCGCCGCGCCGGTGCGGAGATCGGGGCCCGGCTGCGGCTGCTCATCGGCAAGCCCGGTCTCGACGGGCACTCCAACGGCGCCGAGCAGATCGCGGTGCGGGCCCGTGACGCCGGCTTCGAGGTGATCTACCAGGGCATCCGGCTCACGCCCGCGCAGATTGTCGCCGCGGCCGTCGCCGAGGACGTGCACTGCGTCGGGCTGTCGATCCTGTCCGGGTCACACCTCGAGCTGGTGCCCCAGGTGCTCGACGGGCTGCGGTCGGCCGGGCTCACCGACGTACCGGTGGTGGTCGGCGGGATCGTCCCCGCGGCCGACGCCGAGCAGCTGCGGCGGCTGGGCGTGGCGCGGGTGTTCACGCCGAAGGACTACGAGCTGACGCGCATCATCGACGAGATCGTCGGGGTGATCCGCGCCGCCCACGGCCTGGGCTGA
- a CDS encoding peptidase — protein MRRSSVRRTALLGVVVLAAGTGAVTSGAFAARPAAAPAASAPRGLPAGAPPAATEPEPTLPTPKGWPFGEQFPRTSGTGRLAGGATFWSDFLYDDHGATGIQVGEPITALAPSDGTYVYSNPKAANNGADIFGAAIGLGEDATYWRVDWNTLEDKTVPIAEWTMDLDRNTATGGGPWPAGAGVRSDGFDRALVVSSRGARLMTAAGKLLAKLPVTVDTAARSFVVRIPDRVLQPSGSWTVRLAAGLANADGTAFAPVGQSDGALPGQPAVYNVTFRTYQQEPEQYRHGIAPNQLGTKGLPRLTDLGNFWMEDHQAEALTEGDVTPFSLAVDWAQLAAERTTPEPRPTGYTNRWYVTTLNLGQGVVHDSGNGAGDLRPNFLGRVQPYAVYVPTTYDPSRPTPLTWILHSLSVQHNQYGALDPQMLQQACEDRHSICATTLGLGPDGWYFDEAEVDFWQVWRELAKAYDLDPDRTVLSGYSMGGFGTYKLGLAYPDLFAKLMPLAGPPMCGVRIAEGAGGAAGAGRCTTDSDTTPLLDSARWDPFVIGQGTLDELVPVSSVLQQVQAIDTLGYRYYFELYPAEDHLVWATQDAFDSEIAQLGDPRRTTNPPRITYTWYPHLTRADLGIGPTGVYWIRDLGARDSAPGTLAHLDAVAARPQPTITPVRTQNARIPGEATPSVVQQLTWQLGQPTPAKAATLTLTNVARLAVDAVSAGLSDGGRLTVTTDGATRLTLTRLAPGTQLIVAGHRVATADRNGSAVLDVTKGATTITVIPPHGTR, from the coding sequence GTGCGCCGCTCGTCCGTCCGTCGTACCGCCCTGCTCGGCGTCGTCGTGCTCGCGGCCGGGACCGGTGCCGTCACCTCCGGGGCCTTCGCCGCCCGGCCCGCAGCCGCGCCCGCGGCGAGTGCGCCGCGAGGGCTGCCCGCCGGGGCGCCGCCCGCCGCGACCGAGCCGGAGCCGACGCTGCCGACCCCGAAGGGCTGGCCGTTCGGCGAGCAGTTCCCGCGCACCTCGGGCACCGGCCGGCTCGCGGGCGGCGCGACGTTCTGGTCGGACTTCCTCTACGACGACCACGGCGCCACCGGCATCCAGGTGGGCGAACCGATCACGGCACTCGCGCCGAGCGACGGCACCTACGTCTACAGCAACCCGAAGGCGGCCAACAACGGCGCGGACATCTTCGGGGCGGCGATCGGGCTGGGCGAGGACGCGACCTACTGGCGCGTCGACTGGAACACGCTGGAGGACAAGACCGTCCCGATCGCCGAGTGGACGATGGACCTCGACCGCAACACGGCGACCGGTGGAGGGCCCTGGCCGGCCGGTGCCGGGGTGCGCTCCGACGGCTTCGACCGTGCGCTGGTGGTGTCGAGCCGCGGCGCCCGGCTCATGACCGCCGCCGGCAAGCTGCTCGCGAAGCTGCCCGTGACCGTCGACACGGCGGCCCGTTCGTTCGTCGTCCGGATCCCCGACAGGGTCCTGCAGCCGAGCGGCAGCTGGACGGTGCGGCTCGCGGCCGGACTGGCCAACGCCGACGGTACGGCGTTCGCCCCGGTCGGCCAGTCCGACGGCGCGCTGCCCGGACAGCCGGCGGTCTACAACGTGACGTTCCGCACCTACCAGCAGGAGCCGGAGCAGTACCGCCACGGCATCGCGCCCAACCAGCTCGGCACGAAGGGACTGCCGCGGCTGACCGACCTCGGCAACTTCTGGATGGAGGACCACCAGGCGGAGGCGCTGACCGAGGGCGACGTCACGCCGTTCTCGCTCGCCGTCGACTGGGCCCAGCTCGCCGCCGAGCGCACGACCCCGGAGCCGCGCCCGACCGGCTACACGAACCGGTGGTACGTCACGACGCTGAACCTCGGCCAGGGCGTCGTACACGACAGCGGCAACGGCGCCGGCGACCTGCGGCCGAACTTCCTCGGCCGGGTGCAGCCCTACGCGGTCTACGTGCCGACGACCTACGACCCCAGCCGGCCGACTCCGCTGACGTGGATCCTGCACTCGCTGTCGGTGCAGCACAACCAGTACGGCGCGCTCGACCCGCAGATGCTCCAGCAGGCCTGCGAGGACCGGCACTCGATCTGCGCGACGACGCTCGGCTTGGGGCCGGACGGCTGGTACTTCGACGAGGCCGAGGTCGACTTCTGGCAGGTGTGGCGTGAGCTGGCCAAGGCCTACGACCTCGATCCGGACCGCACCGTGCTCTCCGGCTACTCGATGGGCGGCTTCGGCACCTACAAGCTCGGGCTCGCCTACCCCGACCTGTTCGCGAAGCTGATGCCGCTCGCCGGCCCGCCCATGTGCGGGGTGCGGATCGCCGAGGGCGCCGGCGGCGCGGCCGGCGCGGGCCGCTGCACCACCGACAGCGACACCACACCGCTGCTCGACAGCGCCCGCTGGGACCCGTTCGTCATCGGGCAGGGCACCCTCGACGAGCTGGTACCCGTGTCCAGCGTGCTGCAGCAGGTGCAGGCGATCGACACGCTCGGCTACCGCTACTACTTCGAGCTCTACCCGGCCGAGGACCACTTGGTCTGGGCGACCCAGGATGCGTTCGACAGCGAGATCGCGCAGCTCGGCGACCCCCGGCGTACGACGAACCCGCCACGCATCACCTACACCTGGTATCCGCACCTGACCCGCGCCGACCTCGGCATCGGACCGACGGGGGTCTACTGGATCCGTGACTTGGGAGCGCGCGACAGCGCCCCCGGAACCCTCGCGCACCTCGACGCGGTCGCGGCCCGGCCGCAGCCGACGATCACGCCGGTGCGCACCCAGAACGCGCGGATCCCCGGCGAGGCGACGCCGTCGGTGGTGCAGCAGCTGACCTGGCAGCTCGGCCAACCGACCCCGGCGAAGGCTGCGACGCTCACGCTGACCAACGTCGCTCGGCTCGCCGTCGACGCGGTCTCGGCCGGCCTTTCCGACGGCGGCCGGCTGACGGTGACGACGGACGGCGCAACGAGGCTGACCCTGACCCGACTCGCACCCGGGACGCAGCTGATCGTGGCCGGGCACCGCGTCGCGACGGCCGACCGCAACGGCAGCGCCGTCCTCGACGTCACCAAGGGAGCGACGACGATCACGGTCATCCCACCGCACGGCACGCGGTAG